The following proteins are co-located in the Rhodococcus opacus B4 genome:
- a CDS encoding XdhC family protein, producing MRDILTGLESWFDRGETFALATVVRTWKSSPRAPGAAMAVSASGEVLGSVSGGCVESALYETARDVLADGRSRTEVFCVADDDAIGVGLTCGGTIEVFVQRIGPTDFPGFADVARRVQRGELIALVTETGDGSRHRRCVITEDGPVGDLGLPDSDGEEVRRRLDAGESVVYQLQSETVCMVEIFAPPPRMYVFGAIDFAAAMCTLGAFAGYHVTVIDARAVFATRARFPDADEVVVMWPHRFLETAPVDRRTVLAVLTHDEKFDIPLLRLALRSDAAYIGAMGSRATHERRVALLREQGTTADELARLHSPIGLDLGARTPEETAVSILAEMMKTTRGTSGLELQQLTGPIHRDAPAGTGRPAECTV from the coding sequence ATGCGCGACATCCTGACGGGCCTGGAATCGTGGTTCGACCGCGGCGAGACGTTCGCGCTCGCCACGGTGGTGCGCACATGGAAGTCGTCGCCGCGGGCGCCGGGCGCGGCGATGGCCGTGTCGGCATCCGGTGAGGTGCTCGGCAGCGTGTCGGGCGGATGCGTCGAGAGTGCGCTGTACGAGACGGCGCGGGACGTGCTGGCCGACGGACGGAGCCGCACCGAGGTGTTCTGCGTGGCCGACGACGACGCCATCGGTGTCGGTCTGACGTGCGGCGGCACCATCGAGGTGTTCGTGCAGCGCATCGGGCCGACGGACTTCCCGGGTTTCGCGGACGTGGCGCGGCGCGTCCAACGAGGCGAGTTGATTGCGTTGGTGACGGAGACCGGCGACGGTTCGCGACACCGGCGCTGCGTCATCACCGAGGACGGGCCGGTTGGCGACCTCGGCCTGCCCGATTCGGACGGCGAGGAGGTCCGCCGCCGCCTCGACGCCGGTGAGTCCGTCGTATATCAGCTGCAGTCGGAGACGGTGTGCATGGTCGAGATCTTCGCGCCGCCGCCGCGGATGTACGTCTTCGGGGCCATCGACTTCGCCGCGGCCATGTGCACGCTGGGCGCATTCGCCGGCTACCACGTCACCGTGATCGACGCCCGCGCCGTGTTCGCGACCCGCGCCCGTTTCCCGGATGCCGACGAAGTCGTCGTGATGTGGCCGCATCGATTCCTCGAGACGGCCCCGGTCGACCGCCGGACCGTCCTCGCCGTGCTGACCCACGACGAGAAATTCGACATTCCGCTGCTGCGGCTCGCCCTGCGATCGGACGCGGCGTACATCGGCGCGATGGGCAGCCGGGCCACGCACGAACGCCGGGTCGCGCTGTTGCGGGAGCAGGGCACGACCGCCGACGAACTGGCGCGGTTGCATTCGCCGATCGGCCTCGACCTGGGCGCCCGCACCCCCGAAGAGACGGCGGTGTCGATTCTCGCGGAGATGATGAAGACGACCCGGGGCACGTCGGGGCTCGAACTCCAGCAGCTGACCGGTCCGATTCACCGCGATGCGCCCGCCGGAACCGGCAGACCGGCAGAG
- a CDS encoding CaiB/BaiF CoA transferase family protein has translation MNQLLSGIRVLDLTRALAGPLCTALLSDFGADIIKVETRSGGDSSRQWPPFDGSDSLYFASVNRGKRSVALDMRSEQGRKLLRRIAVDVDVIVENFRPGVLAEMGLDQESLAADNPGVIVMSVSGFGPTGPEQFSPGLDQVAQGMSGLMSVTGAGDHTPMRVGIPIIDTVSGIYAALGITAALVARGRDGGGHHVQTSLLESALSIMSFQAQDYLSTGRVAEPNGNTHPTITPYGTFDTADFPIIIATGSDRHWEALCGVLGDPDLAGRPEYRTGQSRLAHRDRLTKELLELLSVRRAAEWVTLIRAAGIPCGPVHTIDQAFADPQVRALKMVQPVATADGGEVPLVRGPFWVDDETLPIRNAPPMALGQDTAEVLGEFGLSEDDIEGLRRDRVI, from the coding sequence ATGAATCAGTTGCTCAGCGGGATCCGGGTCCTCGACCTCACGCGCGCGCTCGCAGGCCCGCTGTGCACGGCGCTGCTGTCCGATTTCGGCGCCGACATCATCAAGGTCGAGACCCGTTCCGGTGGTGACAGTTCCCGGCAGTGGCCGCCGTTCGACGGCAGCGACAGCCTGTACTTCGCGTCCGTCAATCGCGGCAAACGTTCCGTCGCGCTGGACATGCGCAGCGAACAGGGCCGGAAATTGCTGCGCCGCATCGCCGTCGACGTGGACGTCATCGTGGAGAATTTCCGCCCCGGCGTCCTCGCCGAGATGGGACTCGATCAGGAGTCGCTCGCCGCGGACAATCCCGGCGTGATCGTCATGAGTGTCAGCGGATTCGGCCCGACCGGCCCCGAGCAGTTCTCGCCCGGACTCGACCAGGTCGCGCAGGGCATGTCGGGCCTGATGTCGGTGACCGGCGCGGGCGATCACACCCCGATGCGCGTCGGCATCCCGATCATCGACACGGTGTCCGGTATCTATGCGGCGCTGGGCATCACGGCGGCACTCGTGGCCCGCGGACGCGACGGCGGCGGCCACCACGTGCAGACGTCGCTGCTCGAATCGGCCCTGTCGATCATGTCGTTCCAGGCGCAGGACTATCTGAGCACCGGACGCGTCGCGGAGCCGAACGGAAACACGCATCCCACGATCACGCCGTACGGCACGTTCGACACCGCCGACTTCCCGATCATCATCGCCACCGGTTCGGACCGGCACTGGGAGGCCCTGTGCGGCGTTCTCGGGGACCCCGACCTCGCCGGCCGGCCCGAATACCGCACCGGCCAGTCACGTCTCGCGCACCGGGATCGCCTCACGAAGGAACTGCTCGAACTGCTGTCCGTGCGGCGGGCCGCCGAGTGGGTGACGCTCATTCGTGCGGCGGGCATTCCGTGCGGTCCCGTCCACACGATCGATCAGGCGTTCGCCGACCCGCAGGTGCGGGCCCTGAAGATGGTGCAACCCGTGGCCACCGCGGACGGTGGTGAGGTGCCGCTGGTCCGGGGCCCGTTCTGGGTGGACGACGAGACGCTGCCGATCCGGAACGCGCCACCGATGGCGCTCGGGCAAGACACGGCCGAGGTGCTCGGCGAATTCGGGCTGAGCGAGGACGACATCGAGGGCCTGCGGCGAGACCGGGTGATCTGA
- a CDS encoding amidase, with protein sequence MWGSDGSWVGSDAHAIARAVTRREVSASEVLADHLAHIKARNPELNALVTVAEDQAIRAADDLDTRISRGEDVGPLAGVPFTVKDLIATAGVRTTAGSRALEHNVPRVDAPAVAAMRAAGAILVGKTNTPEFGASGLTHNDLFGYTVNPLRPDGVPRSPGGSSGGEAAAIASGMSVVGLGTDFGGSVRWPAHCTGLRSVRPTIGRVDPDGQYPGVPSGDHVLTNPATMHGTLQTIGPMARTLQDAALVLRVVSSRQYHWTDPGSVDLSRLDITWAPGEGTVPVGEEIAAAVADVAGRLGARRYEGTALAEGNELFGGLRSAETHTDIAQLGTDFGANITAMLAAARDVDRRLVERLWAQRSELVHRMLGEMGDVLVLPVASIPAPPLGDELFDVGGQSLTWAQALASCRAISVTGLPSVVVPVGNTQSGLPIGVQVVARPWCEHVALAVAARL encoded by the coding sequence GTGTGGGGTAGTGACGGCAGCTGGGTCGGCTCGGACGCGCACGCGATCGCCCGCGCCGTGACGCGCCGTGAGGTGTCCGCGAGCGAGGTGCTGGCCGACCACCTGGCGCACATCAAGGCCCGGAACCCGGAGCTGAACGCGCTGGTCACGGTGGCCGAAGACCAGGCGATCCGGGCCGCCGACGACCTCGACACCCGGATCTCCCGAGGTGAGGACGTCGGTCCGCTGGCCGGGGTGCCGTTCACGGTGAAAGACCTCATCGCGACCGCCGGTGTTCGGACGACGGCGGGATCGCGCGCGCTCGAACACAACGTGCCGCGCGTCGACGCCCCCGCGGTGGCCGCGATGAGGGCGGCCGGCGCGATTCTCGTCGGCAAGACGAACACCCCGGAGTTCGGGGCCAGCGGCCTCACGCACAACGATCTGTTCGGATACACCGTGAACCCGCTCCGGCCCGACGGGGTTCCCCGGTCTCCCGGGGGTTCGAGCGGCGGCGAGGCGGCGGCGATCGCGTCCGGGATGAGCGTGGTCGGTCTCGGCACCGACTTCGGCGGGTCGGTGCGCTGGCCCGCCCACTGCACGGGACTGCGGTCCGTCCGCCCGACCATCGGCCGGGTCGACCCCGACGGACAGTATCCCGGCGTCCCGTCGGGCGATCACGTGCTGACCAATCCGGCCACGATGCACGGCACGCTGCAGACGATCGGCCCGATGGCCCGGACCCTGCAGGACGCGGCCCTCGTGCTGCGGGTCGTCTCCTCCCGGCAGTACCACTGGACCGACCCGGGCTCGGTGGACCTCTCGCGTCTCGACATCACGTGGGCGCCCGGCGAGGGGACCGTGCCCGTCGGCGAGGAGATCGCCGCGGCCGTTGCCGATGTCGCCGGACGGCTCGGCGCCCGCAGGTACGAGGGCACGGCACTGGCAGAGGGCAACGAGTTGTTCGGGGGCCTGCGGTCGGCCGAAACCCACACCGACATCGCACAACTAGGCACCGACTTCGGGGCGAACATCACCGCGATGCTCGCCGCCGCGCGGGATGTGGACCGGCGTCTCGTCGAGCGACTGTGGGCGCAGCGATCGGAACTCGTGCACCGGATGCTGGGCGAGATGGGCGACGTCCTCGTCCTGCCCGTCGCGTCGATCCCGGCGCCGCCACTCGGCGACGAACTGTTCGACGTCGGTGGGCAGTCACTCACGTGGGCTCAGGCCCTGGCGAGTTGCCGCGCGATCAGCGTCACGGGACTGCCGTCCGTCGTCGTTCCGGTGGGAAACACGCAGTCCGGGTTGCCGATCGGTGTGCAGGTGGTCGCGCGGCCGTGGTGCGAGCACGTCGCGCTGGCCGTGGCCGCCCGGTTGTGA
- a CDS encoding MFS transporter, with protein MLSPWVRLAVALFAVSWGANQFAPMQLVYREELGLGSGSFTAMLASYVVGLIPALLYFGRVSDRFGRRAVIRPMIPVGIVSSLVLIAGATVPDLLYLGRVLAGLASGMAFGAGTAWMKELSSTAPAGAGARRAAVSLSAGFGCGALFAGVIAQWLPAPELLPYLVHVALMVGALALVWSVPDARVRATDLTAKPLSALATSRFRWGIAPWAPWVFGVATVSFATLPPLVSESLRSTSVAFTGLVAALTLLTGAVIQPWAKRWSQQGDAAGIRVGIILGVLGFGAATVVAYTGGALSVAAIVVAAFLLGSCYGILLGSGLASVEKLSPADELAQTVAVFYCLIYVGFAVPFVISMLAPHIGYAACFAGAALLMLMSVAVGRKAKDPHLTHT; from the coding sequence ATGCTCTCGCCCTGGGTCCGCCTTGCCGTCGCGCTGTTCGCGGTCAGCTGGGGCGCCAACCAGTTCGCCCCGATGCAGCTCGTCTACCGCGAGGAACTCGGTCTCGGGAGCGGTTCGTTCACCGCGATGCTCGCGTCGTATGTCGTCGGGCTGATCCCCGCGCTGCTGTACTTCGGGCGCGTGTCCGACCGGTTCGGCAGGCGGGCGGTGATCCGCCCGATGATCCCCGTCGGCATCGTCTCCTCTCTCGTCCTGATCGCGGGCGCCACCGTCCCCGACCTGCTGTATCTGGGACGGGTGCTGGCCGGGCTTGCCTCCGGCATGGCGTTCGGAGCGGGCACCGCCTGGATGAAGGAACTCAGCTCCACCGCGCCGGCCGGGGCGGGTGCGCGCCGCGCGGCGGTGTCGTTGTCGGCGGGCTTCGGCTGCGGAGCCCTGTTCGCCGGTGTGATCGCACAGTGGCTCCCCGCGCCGGAACTGCTCCCGTACCTGGTTCACGTCGCATTGATGGTCGGTGCCCTCGCCCTGGTGTGGTCGGTGCCCGATGCGCGGGTCCGCGCCACGGACCTCACCGCCAAGCCCCTGTCGGCGCTCGCGACCTCGAGGTTCCGGTGGGGCATCGCACCGTGGGCGCCGTGGGTGTTCGGGGTGGCGACCGTGTCGTTCGCGACGCTTCCGCCGCTCGTGTCCGAGTCGTTGCGCTCCACGTCGGTGGCGTTCACCGGTCTCGTCGCCGCACTGACCCTGCTCACCGGGGCGGTGATCCAGCCGTGGGCCAAACGGTGGTCGCAGCAGGGCGACGCCGCCGGCATCCGAGTCGGCATCATTCTCGGGGTGCTGGGCTTCGGCGCCGCGACCGTGGTCGCGTACACCGGCGGTGCGCTGTCCGTCGCCGCGATCGTCGTCGCGGCCTTCCTGCTCGGATCCTGCTACGGAATCCTGCTCGGTTCCGGCCTCGCGTCCGTCGAGAAGCTCTCGCCGGCAGACGAACTCGCACAGACCGTGGCGGTGTTCTACTGCCTGATCTACGTCGGCTTCGCCGTTCCGTTCGTCATCTCCATGCTCGCCCCGCACATCGGCTACGCCGCCTGTTTCGCCGGGGCGGCGCTGCTGATGCTGATGTCCGTGGCCGTGGGCCGAAAGGCGAAGGATCCGCACCTCACCCACACGTGA